In one window of Bradyrhizobium sp. AZCC 1721 DNA:
- the metK gene encoding methionine adenosyltransferase: MRASYLFTSESVSEGHPDKVCDRISDEIVDLFYREGPKAGIDPWQIRAACETLATTNKVVIAGETRGPESVTNEQIENTVREAIKDIGYEQEGFHWKTADIEILLHPQSADIAQGVDAKQPSNQEEGAGDQGIMFGYATNETPDLMPAPIFYAHKILRLISEARHSGREKVLGPDSKSQVTVQYENGKPVGVREIVVSHQHLVEDLTSNQIRDIVEPYVREALPKEWINGKTIWHINPTGKFYIGGPDGDSGLTGRKIIVDTYGGAAPHGGGAFSGKDPTKVDRSAAYAARYVAKNIVAAGLADRCTLQLAYAIGVARPLSIYIDTHGTGKVPEDQLEQAAAKAMDLTPRGIRTHLDLNRPIYARTAAYGHFGRTPDNEGGFSWEKTDLVEPLKRAV, from the coding sequence ATGCGCGCCTCCTATCTCTTCACCAGCGAGTCGGTTTCCGAGGGTCATCCGGACAAGGTTTGCGATCGAATCTCGGACGAGATCGTCGACCTGTTCTACCGGGAAGGCCCGAAGGCGGGCATCGACCCCTGGCAGATCCGCGCGGCCTGCGAAACGCTTGCCACCACCAACAAGGTCGTCATCGCTGGCGAAACGCGCGGCCCGGAATCGGTCACCAATGAACAGATCGAAAACACCGTGCGCGAGGCGATCAAGGACATCGGCTACGAGCAGGAGGGTTTCCACTGGAAGACCGCCGACATTGAAATCCTGCTGCATCCGCAGTCCGCTGACATCGCGCAGGGCGTCGACGCCAAGCAGCCCAGCAACCAGGAAGAGGGCGCGGGCGACCAGGGCATCATGTTCGGCTACGCCACCAACGAGACGCCTGACCTGATGCCGGCGCCGATCTTCTACGCCCACAAGATCCTTCGGTTGATTTCCGAAGCGCGCCACTCCGGCCGCGAGAAGGTTCTGGGTCCGGACTCCAAGAGCCAGGTCACCGTGCAGTACGAGAACGGCAAGCCGGTCGGCGTGCGCGAGATCGTGGTCTCGCACCAGCATCTGGTCGAGGACCTCACCTCCAATCAGATTCGTGACATCGTCGAACCCTATGTCCGCGAGGCGCTGCCGAAGGAATGGATCAACGGCAAGACCATCTGGCACATCAATCCGACCGGAAAATTCTACATCGGCGGTCCCGACGGCGATTCCGGTCTTACCGGCCGAAAGATCATCGTCGATACGTATGGCGGCGCGGCCCCGCATGGCGGCGGCGCCTTCTCCGGCAAGGACCCGACCAAGGTCGACCGTTCGGCCGCCTATGCCGCGCGTTATGTCGCCAAGAACATCGTCGCCGCCGGTCTCGCCGACCGCTGCACCCTGCAGCTCGCTTACGCGATCGGTGTGGCGCGTCCGCTGTCGATCTATATCGATACCCACGGCACTGGAAAGGTGCCGGAAGACCAGCTCGAGCAGGCAGCCGCGAAGGCGATGGATTTGACGCCGCGCGGCATCCGCACCCATCTCGATCTCAATCGCCCGATTTACGCGCGTACCGCAGCCTACGGCCATTTCGGTCGCACGCCCGATAATGAAGGCGGCTTCTCCTGGGAGAAGACCGATCTGGTCGAACCGCTCAAGCGCGCGGTTTAG
- the ahcY gene encoding adenosylhomocysteinase, translating to MTTAAAKKPAFTDYIVKDISLAEFGRKEISLAETEMPGLMATREEYGPKQPLKGARIAGSLHMTIQTAVLIETLAALGADIRWVSCNIYSTQDHAAAAIAAAGIPVFAVKGETLAEYWDYTAKLFDWHGGGTPNMILDDGGDATMLVHAGFRAEQGDTAFLDKPTSEEEEIFYALVKRLLKEKPKGYFAEIAKNIKGVSEETTTGVHRLYDMANKGTLLFPAINVNDSVTKSKFDNLYGCRESLVDGIRRGTDVMMSGKTAMVAGFGDVGKGSAASLRQAGCRVMVSEVDPICALQAAMEGYEVTTMEDAAPRADIFVTATGNKDIITIDHMRAMKDRAIVCNIGHFDNEIQIAGLRNLKWTNIKPQVDEIEFPDKHRIILLSEGRLVNLGNAMGHPSFVMSASFTNQTLAQIELFANNKDGKYEKKVYVLPKTLDEKVARLHLAKIGVKLTELRKDQADYIGVKPEGPFKSDHYRY from the coding sequence ATGACCACCGCCGCCGCCAAGAAGCCCGCCTTCACCGACTACATCGTCAAGGACATTTCGCTCGCCGAATTCGGCCGCAAGGAAATCTCGCTGGCCGAGACCGAGATGCCGGGCCTGATGGCGACGCGCGAGGAATACGGTCCGAAGCAGCCGCTGAAGGGCGCTCGCATCGCCGGCTCCCTGCACATGACGATCCAGACCGCGGTCTTGATCGAGACGCTGGCCGCACTCGGCGCCGACATCCGCTGGGTGTCGTGCAACATCTATTCGACGCAGGACCATGCGGCTGCCGCGATCGCCGCCGCCGGCATTCCGGTGTTTGCGGTGAAGGGCGAGACGCTCGCCGAATACTGGGACTACACCGCAAAGCTGTTCGACTGGCACGGCGGCGGCACGCCCAACATGATCCTCGATGACGGCGGCGATGCCACCATGCTGGTGCATGCCGGCTTCCGCGCCGAGCAGGGCGATACCGCCTTCCTCGACAAGCCGACTTCGGAGGAGGAGGAAATCTTCTATGCGCTCGTCAAGCGCCTCCTGAAGGAGAAGCCGAAGGGTTACTTCGCCGAGATCGCCAAGAACATCAAGGGCGTCTCGGAGGAGACCACCACGGGCGTGCATCGCCTCTACGATATGGCGAACAAGGGCACGCTGTTGTTCCCCGCCATCAACGTCAACGACAGCGTGACGAAATCGAAATTCGACAATCTCTATGGTTGCCGCGAGTCGCTGGTCGACGGCATCCGCCGCGGCACCGACGTTATGATGTCCGGCAAGACCGCGATGGTGGCGGGCTTCGGCGATGTCGGCAAGGGCTCGGCGGCGTCGCTGCGCCAGGCCGGCTGCCGCGTCATGGTCTCCGAAGTCGATCCGATCTGCGCGCTCCAGGCGGCGATGGAAGGCTATGAAGTCACGACGATGGAAGACGCAGCGCCCCGCGCCGACATCTTCGTTACCGCGACCGGCAACAAGGACATCATCACCATCGACCACATGCGCGCGATGAAGGATCGCGCCATCGTCTGCAACATCGGTCACTTCGATAACGAAATCCAGATCGCTGGCTTGCGTAACCTGAAGTGGACCAACATCAAGCCGCAGGTCGACGAGATCGAATTCCCCGACAAGCACCGCATCATCCTGCTGTCGGAAGGTCGCCTCGTAAACCTCGGCAACGCCATGGGTCATCCGTCCTTCGTGATGTCGGCGTCCTTCACCAACCAGACGCTGGCGCAGATCGAACTGTTCGCCAACAACAAGGACGGCAAGTACGAGAAGAAGGTCTACGTGCTGCCGAAGACGCTCGACGAGAAGGTGGCGCGGCTGCATCTCGCCAAGATCGGCGTCAAGCTGACCGAACTGCGCAAGGACCAGGCCGACTATATCGGCGTCAAGCCGGAAGGCCCGTTCAAGTCGGATCATTACCGCTACTGA
- a CDS encoding flavin-containing monooxygenase, with protein MTDTAEHFDVLIVGAGLSGIGAGYHLQEKCPGKSYVILEGRDCIGGTWDLFRYPGIRSDSDMYTLGYSFRPWTEPKAIADGPRILNYVRQTAADNGIDKHVRFHHRVKRAAWSSPDSRWTVEAERNVGEGAAETVRFTCNFLFMCSGYYKYEEGYTPDFSGTADFAGQIVHPQKWPEDLDYAGKRVVVIGSGATAVTLVPEMAKTAAHVTMLQRSPTYVVARPAEDALANKLRQKLSAKLAYHLIRWRNVLFGMYFFQLCRRKPERAKQLILGGVKMALGPEYDVGKHFTPRYNPWEQRLCLVPDGDLFKSIRDKRASVVTNEIDTFTRSGIKLKDGSELEADIIVTATGLVLQVLGGLEVSVDGRTVDFARTLNYKGMMYSDIPNLAAAFGYTNASWTLKCDLTCEYVCRLINYMDRNGHKQCMPHNVDPDVTELPSLDFSSGYVQRSIAKLPKQGSKRPWRLYQNYALDIVTLRYGKVDDGVMQYS; from the coding sequence ATGACCGATACGGCAGAGCATTTCGACGTCCTCATTGTTGGCGCGGGACTGTCCGGCATCGGCGCGGGCTATCATTTGCAGGAGAAGTGCCCCGGCAAGAGCTACGTCATCCTCGAAGGGCGCGACTGCATCGGCGGCACCTGGGATCTCTTCCGCTATCCCGGCATCCGCTCCGACTCGGACATGTACACGCTCGGCTATTCGTTTCGGCCGTGGACCGAACCGAAGGCGATCGCCGACGGACCGCGGATCCTGAACTACGTGCGCCAGACCGCTGCCGACAACGGCATCGACAAGCACGTCCGCTTCCACCACCGCGTCAAACGCGCCGCGTGGTCGTCGCCGGATTCGCGCTGGACGGTGGAGGCCGAACGCAACGTGGGCGAGGGCGCGGCGGAGACCGTGCGCTTTACCTGCAATTTCCTGTTCATGTGCTCGGGCTATTACAAATACGAGGAAGGCTACACGCCGGATTTTTCGGGCACGGCGGACTTCGCCGGCCAGATCGTGCATCCGCAGAAGTGGCCCGAGGACCTCGACTATGCGGGAAAACGCGTGGTGGTGATCGGCTCGGGCGCGACCGCCGTGACGCTGGTGCCTGAGATGGCCAAGACCGCTGCGCACGTCACGATGCTGCAGCGTTCGCCGACCTATGTGGTGGCGCGGCCGGCGGAGGATGCGCTCGCCAACAAGCTGCGCCAAAAGCTCTCCGCCAAGCTCGCCTATCACCTGATCCGCTGGCGCAACGTGCTGTTCGGCATGTATTTCTTTCAGCTCTGCCGCCGCAAGCCCGAGCGCGCCAAGCAGTTGATCCTCGGCGGCGTCAAGATGGCGCTGGGGCCGGAATACGATGTCGGAAAGCACTTTACGCCGCGCTACAATCCGTGGGAGCAGCGGCTCTGCCTGGTGCCGGACGGCGATCTGTTCAAGTCGATCCGCGACAAGCGCGCCTCCGTCGTCACCAACGAGATCGACACTTTTACCAGGAGCGGCATCAAGCTGAAGGATGGCAGCGAGCTTGAAGCCGATATCATCGTCACCGCGACCGGACTGGTTCTGCAGGTGCTCGGCGGGCTCGAAGTCAGCGTCGACGGCCGCACGGTCGATTTCGCGCGAACGCTGAACTACAAGGGCATGATGTATTCGGACATTCCGAACCTGGCGGCCGCGTTCGGCTACACCAACGCGTCGTGGACGCTGAAATGCGATCTGACCTGCGAATATGTCTGCCGGCTGATCAACTATATGGACCGCAACGGCCACAAACAGTGCATGCCGCATAATGTCGATCCTGACGTCACCGAACTGCCGTCGCTCGATTTTTCCTCCGGCTATGTGCAGCGCTCGATCGCCAAACTGCCCAAGCAGGGCTCGAAGCGGCCGTGGCGGCTGTACCAGAACTACGCACTCGACATCGTCACGCTTCGTTACGGCAAGGTCGATGATGGCGTGATGCAGTATTCGTGA
- a CDS encoding EthD family reductase — protein MIKVSVMYPNTPGGRFDHDYYRDKHMPLVKARMGDACKSYTVDKGLAGGAPGAPATYVGMCHIFCDSIEAFQTGFGPHAKEIMADIPNYTDQSPVIQISEVVVG, from the coding sequence ATGATCAAGGTAAGCGTGATGTATCCCAATACGCCCGGCGGGCGCTTCGATCACGACTACTACCGCGACAAGCATATGCCGCTCGTGAAAGCGCGCATGGGCGACGCCTGCAAGTCCTACACGGTCGACAAGGGCCTAGCCGGCGGCGCGCCCGGCGCTCCCGCCACCTATGTCGGCATGTGCCACATCTTCTGCGACTCGATCGAGGCGTTCCAGACCGGCTTCGGGCCGCATGCCAAGGAGATCATGGCAGACATCCCGAACTATACCGACCAGTCTCCGGTGATCCAGATCAGCGAAGTCGTCGTAGGCTGA
- a CDS encoding GMC family oxidoreductase yields MPKRLEGDFDYIVVGAGTAGCIMANRLSADPKNRVLILEAGGNDNWIWFHIPVGYLFAIGNPRSDWMFRTEPEPGLNGRSLAYPRGKVIGGCSAINAMISMRGQSADYDHWRQLGLTGWGYDDVKPLFKRLEDHFLGESEHHGVGGGWRIEAPRLSWEVLDAVGDAAEEMGIKRIADFNTGDNEGVSYFHVNQKRGRRWSSARGFLKPVLNRANLRLEKHVLVDRLIIENGRAVGVRFIQGNEMIEARTKGEVVLCAGSIGSTQVLHRSGIGPADWLSPLGIDVVLDRPGVGRNLQDHLQQRAIYKVEGVRTLNETYWSLVRRGMMGLDYAFRRRGPLTMAPSQLGIFTRSDATRARANIQFHVQPLSLDKFGDPLHRFPAITVSACNLQPTSRGTVRIRSANPDEAPSIAPNYLSTDDDRQVAADAIRTTRRLMKQKRLERYRPQEYLPGPTVGDDDASLAKAAGDIGTTIFHPVGTAKMGAANDPMAVVDERLRFYGIGGLRVADASVMPTITSGNTNTPTAMIAEKGATMILEDGRK; encoded by the coding sequence ATGCCGAAAAGGCTTGAAGGCGATTTCGATTATATCGTGGTGGGCGCGGGCACCGCCGGCTGCATCATGGCCAACCGGCTGTCGGCCGATCCCAAAAACCGCGTGCTGATCCTGGAGGCCGGCGGCAACGACAACTGGATCTGGTTTCACATCCCCGTCGGCTACCTCTTCGCGATCGGCAATCCCCGCTCGGACTGGATGTTTCGGACCGAACCGGAGCCCGGGCTCAATGGGCGGTCGCTCGCCTATCCGCGCGGCAAGGTGATCGGCGGCTGCTCCGCCATCAATGCGATGATCTCGATGCGGGGCCAATCCGCCGATTACGATCACTGGCGCCAGCTCGGCCTCACCGGCTGGGGCTATGACGACGTAAAGCCGCTGTTCAAGCGGCTGGAGGACCATTTCCTCGGTGAGAGCGAACATCACGGCGTTGGCGGCGGCTGGCGCATCGAGGCGCCGCGGCTGTCCTGGGAGGTTCTCGACGCGGTCGGCGATGCCGCCGAGGAAATGGGCATCAAGCGCATTGCGGATTTCAACACCGGCGACAATGAGGGCGTGAGCTATTTCCACGTCAACCAGAAGCGCGGCCGCCGCTGGTCGTCCGCGCGCGGTTTTCTCAAGCCGGTGCTCAACCGCGCCAATCTGCGGCTGGAAAAACACGTGCTGGTCGACCGGCTCATCATCGAGAACGGCCGCGCCGTCGGCGTGCGCTTCATCCAGGGCAATGAGATGATCGAGGCCCGCACCAAAGGCGAGGTCGTGTTGTGTGCGGGATCGATCGGCTCGACGCAGGTACTGCACCGCTCCGGCATCGGGCCGGCCGACTGGCTGTCACCGCTCGGCATCGATGTTGTGCTCGACAGACCGGGTGTGGGGCGCAATCTGCAGGACCATCTGCAGCAGCGCGCGATCTACAAGGTCGAGGGTGTGCGCACGCTGAACGAAACCTACTGGTCGCTGGTCCGGCGCGGGATGATGGGACTCGACTATGCCTTCCGCCGCCGCGGGCCGCTGACGATGGCGCCCTCGCAACTCGGCATCTTCACGCGCTCCGACGCTACCCGCGCCCGCGCCAACATCCAGTTTCACGTGCAGCCGCTGTCGCTCGACAAGTTCGGCGATCCCCTGCACCGCTTCCCCGCGATTACCGTGAGCGCCTGCAATCTGCAGCCGACCTCGCGCGGCACCGTGCGCATCCGCTCGGCCAACCCTGACGAAGCGCCGTCGATCGCACCGAATTATCTGTCGACCGACGACGACCGCCAAGTCGCAGCCGACGCGATCAGGACCACGCGGCGGTTGATGAAGCAGAAAAGGCTGGAGCGATATCGGCCGCAGGAGTACCTACCCGGCCCGACTGTTGGCGACGACGATGCGTCATTGGCAAAGGCCGCCGGCGATATCGGCACCACGATCTTCCATCCCGTCGGCACCGCGAAGATGGGCGCGGCCAACGATCCGATGGCCGTGGTCGACGAGCGGTTGCGGTTTTACGGCATCGGCGGATTGCGCGTCGCCGACGCGTCGGTAATGCCGACGATCACGTCGGGCAACACCAACACGCCGACGGCGATGATCGCGGAGAAAGGTGCGACGATGATCCTGGAGGATGGGCGCAAATAG
- a CDS encoding M20 aminoacylase family protein, translating into MPIVNRVADLQPDIQAWRRVIHQNPELLYDVHRTAAFVADRLREFGCDEVATGLGRTGVVGVIKGKQPGKGEIKVIGLRADMDALPIEEATNLPHASRTPGLMHACGHDGHTAMLLGAARYLAETRNFAGDAVVIFQPAEEGGAGAAAMIQDGLMDRFGIEQVYGMHNGPGIPVGQFAIRSGPVMAATDSIDIKIEGLGGHAARPNKCIDSVFVGSQLITALQSIVSRTIDPLESAVISICEFHAGNARNVIPHTAELRGTVRTLTPEVRETVEKRVREVCEGVARMTGAKIDLVYERGYPVTKNHAEQTEFATQVAKEVAGAQNVHEMPPLMGAEDFSYMLEARPGAFIFCGNGDSAGLHHPAYDFNDEAIVYGTSYWIKLVENKLAAS; encoded by the coding sequence ATGCCCATCGTCAACCGCGTCGCCGATCTGCAACCCGATATCCAGGCCTGGCGCCGCGTTATCCATCAAAATCCCGAGTTGCTGTACGACGTGCACCGCACTGCAGCATTCGTGGCCGATCGGCTGCGCGAATTCGGCTGCGACGAGGTCGCCACCGGCCTTGGCCGTACCGGCGTTGTTGGCGTCATCAAGGGCAAGCAGCCCGGCAAGGGCGAGATCAAGGTGATCGGGCTTCGCGCCGACATGGACGCGCTGCCGATCGAGGAGGCGACCAACCTTCCTCATGCGTCCAGGACGCCGGGCCTGATGCACGCCTGCGGCCATGACGGTCATACCGCGATGCTTTTGGGTGCAGCGCGGTACCTCGCCGAAACCCGCAATTTCGCCGGCGATGCGGTCGTGATTTTCCAGCCGGCCGAGGAGGGCGGCGCGGGCGCCGCCGCCATGATCCAGGACGGGCTGATGGACCGGTTCGGCATCGAGCAGGTCTACGGCATGCATAACGGTCCGGGCATTCCGGTCGGCCAGTTCGCCATCCGCTCCGGCCCGGTTATGGCGGCAACCGACTCGATCGACATCAAGATCGAGGGGCTTGGCGGGCACGCCGCGCGCCCCAACAAATGCATCGATTCCGTCTTCGTCGGCTCACAGCTCATTACTGCCCTGCAGTCGATCGTCTCGCGGACCATTGATCCGCTGGAGTCGGCGGTGATCTCGATCTGCGAGTTCCACGCCGGCAACGCCCGCAACGTGATCCCGCACACCGCGGAACTCCGGGGCACCGTGCGGACGCTAACGCCTGAAGTCCGCGAGACCGTCGAGAAGCGGGTGCGCGAGGTGTGTGAAGGCGTAGCCAGGATGACCGGGGCCAAGATCGACCTCGTCTATGAGCGCGGCTATCCCGTGACCAAGAACCACGCCGAGCAGACCGAGTTCGCCACGCAAGTGGCCAAGGAGGTGGCCGGTGCCCAGAACGTCCACGAGATGCCGCCGCTGATGGGCGCGGAAGACTTTTCCTACATGCTGGAGGCGCGGCCGGGCGCGTTCATCTTCTGCGGCAACGGCGACAGCGCAGGGCTTCATCACCCCGCCTACGATTTCAACGACGAGGCGATCGTGTACGGCACCTCCTACTGGATCAAGCTGGTCGAGAACAAGCTGGCGGCGTCGTAA